In one window of Synergistaceae bacterium DNA:
- a CDS encoding type III pantothenate kinase: MLLVLDTGNTTIAAGVFDNDKLIAHWRLTSVSRTSDEIGVYLLDLLASKNINPSSITGAAFASVVPSLDFAITEAIKQYFNVNPLQVDSKTNTGLELRIKNPNEVGADRIVNAFAGLHKYGAPVIVVDYGTAITFDCVAQDRAYIGGVIAPGLVSGISALFSKAAKLPQVALSIPEKVIGIDTTESIQSGILYGNGGLTDRLIDMIRDNDSMKDAKVAATGGHADLMQKVSRNIQYVDKWLMLEGLKLIYERNNKS, translated from the coding sequence TTGTTATTAGTACTTGACACGGGCAACACAACTATTGCAGCAGGAGTCTTCGACAACGATAAATTAATTGCACATTGGCGGCTTACTTCTGTATCTCGGACATCTGACGAAATCGGCGTTTATCTGCTTGATTTATTAGCGAGCAAAAATATTAATCCATCATCAATAACGGGCGCGGCCTTTGCTTCTGTTGTGCCTTCATTAGATTTTGCGATTACTGAGGCGATAAAGCAATATTTTAACGTGAACCCTCTGCAGGTTGACTCGAAAACTAATACAGGACTCGAATTAAGAATCAAGAATCCTAATGAAGTAGGCGCAGACAGAATCGTAAACGCTTTTGCAGGTCTTCACAAGTACGGTGCTCCCGTTATTGTCGTCGATTATGGAACGGCTATAACATTTGACTGTGTCGCACAAGATCGCGCGTATATAGGCGGAGTAATTGCCCCCGGTCTTGTGTCGGGAATATCTGCTTTGTTCTCGAAGGCTGCGAAATTGCCTCAAGTCGCGCTGTCAATCCCTGAAAAAGTAATAGGCATCGACACAACAGAAAGTATTCAGTCAGGAATCTTATACGGCAACGGAGGCTTGACAGATAGATTAATTGACATGATTCGCGATAATGACTCGATGAAGGACGCAAAGGTCGCAGCAACAGGAGGACACGCGGATTTAATGCAAAAAGTTTCGCGCAATATTCAATATGTAGATAAATGGCTTATGCTTGAGGGCCTGAAATTAATTTACGAGAGAAATAATAAATCATGA
- a CDS encoding tRNA-dihydrouridine synthase family protein has protein sequence MIRAGGLELDNNLCLAPLAGVTLLTVREFFTQMGAALTHTEMISCSGLIRDNAKTLDMLKVASHEGPLIVQLFAPDEKILFEGALRVINHCERFSGLGINMACPMPKITKNGAGSALMRRPEIASKMVKCLKDLNFPVWVKTRKFDDDNETLKFAELLINSGADNICIHGRTPSQRYEGIADRKIISLAAKNFPGYISASGDVKNLSDIDEYLSMGCVMIMLARGAFANPCMFEEFRGVYRTQSEKLDALINFAYRTRDLLSEHKAIVLMKRFAGSMIKFKNGSAALRQQAMLSNSLDELINILRLGVINNE, from the coding sequence ATGATTCGTGCGGGAGGTCTTGAACTCGATAATAATTTATGTCTTGCACCTTTGGCAGGAGTAACGCTCTTGACCGTGAGAGAATTTTTTACGCAGATGGGAGCAGCTTTGACTCATACGGAAATGATAAGCTGTTCGGGGTTAATTCGCGATAATGCAAAGACTCTCGACATGCTCAAAGTAGCGAGTCATGAAGGGCCGTTAATTGTGCAGTTGTTTGCGCCTGATGAAAAAATTTTATTCGAGGGAGCTTTACGAGTAATCAATCATTGCGAAAGATTTTCAGGTCTGGGCATAAATATGGCGTGTCCAATGCCTAAGATTACAAAAAATGGTGCTGGTTCTGCTTTAATGCGCCGTCCGGAAATTGCGTCAAAAATGGTCAAGTGCCTGAAAGATTTAAATTTTCCTGTATGGGTCAAGACCCGCAAATTTGATGATGACAACGAGACTCTAAAGTTTGCCGAGCTTCTAATAAATTCCGGAGCAGATAATATTTGCATTCATGGGCGCACACCTTCACAGCGTTACGAAGGAATTGCGGACAGGAAAATAATTTCTCTTGCTGCTAAAAATTTTCCCGGCTATATCAGTGCAAGCGGCGACGTAAAGAATCTTTCTGACATTGACGAATATTTAAGCATGGGCTGCGTTATGATAATGCTTGCTAGAGGTGCTTTTGCTAATCCGTGCATGTTTGAAGAGTTCAGGGGCGTTTACAGGACTCAGAGTGAAAAACTTGACGCGCTGATAAATTTTGCGTACAGAACCCGTGATTTATTGAGCGAACATAAAGCAATAGTATTAATGAAGAGATTCGCAGGCAGCATGATAAAATTCAAAAACGGCTCGGCAGCTTTAAGACAGCAGGCAATGTTATCTAATAGTTTGGACGAGCTTATAAATATTTTACGGTTAGGAGTGATAAACAATGAGTAA
- a CDS encoding TIGR03905 family TSCPD domain-containing protein: MSKHVDFMPNGVCSRFIMFDIDDDNKIHGLNFVGGCPGNLKAISKLLEGADASQTAKILRGNLCGSRGTSCADQLAIAIEEALAS; encoded by the coding sequence ATGAGTAAGCACGTTGATTTTATGCCAAATGGAGTATGTTCGCGATTTATTATGTTTGATATTGATGATGATAACAAGATTCACGGACTTAATTTTGTCGGAGGTTGTCCCGGAAATTTGAAGGCGATCTCGAAACTTTTAGAGGGTGCGGACGCTTCACAAACTGCGAAAATATTGCGCGGGAATCTTTGCGGGAGTCGAGGTACTTCATGCGCGGATCAACTCGCAATAGCAATAGAAGAGGCTTTAGCGTCATGA